cggagcccccggctGCCGGCCAAGTTGGCAGCTGAGAGCAAGAACCTGCTGAAGGCGGCCACGCGACATGTGATCCAGATTGAGAGCGCGGAGGACTGGCCGGTGGAGGAGGCTGCCACCAACGCCGACCCCCAGGCCCAGGGCGCCATGTCCCTGCCGTCGGTGCCCAAGGCTCAGACATCCTATGGCTTCGCCACGTTGGCCGAGAGCCCGCACACGCGGCGCAAGGAGTCCCTGTTCCACAGCGAGCACGGGGCCCTGGCTCAGGTGGGCTCCCCGGGGGCCGGTCGCCGTCGGGGGGGCGCCACCAAGGCCAACGGGGGCGACGGGGTGCCCAGGGAGGCGGCGGGGGCCCTCATGAGCCCCAGCCGCTACTTCAGCGGCGGGGAGAGTGACACCGGGTCCTCGGCCGAGTCCTCCCCGTTCGGGTCCCCTCTGCTCTCACGCTCCGTGTCGCTGCTGAAGGGGTTCGCCCAGGACAGCCAGGCCAAGGTGAGCCAGCTCAAGCAGTCGGCGGGCCGCCACGGCTCCCTGGCCGCCGAGGACGGTGCGCCAGACACCAGCCCCGGGGCGCGGCGCCGCCTGACCCGCAGGGCCGCCCCCGAGCCGGGCCCCGAGACTGGCCAGGTGCCCCGCGCCGAGCACGCGGTCCGCGTGGGCCCCCGGGGCAGCGTGCGGCTGCTGGCGGAGTACGAGGCAGCGCAGGCCCGCCTGCGGGTGCGCCTGCTGG
The nucleotide sequence above comes from Canis aureus isolate CA01 chromosome 19, VMU_Caureus_v.1.0, whole genome shotgun sequence. Encoded proteins:
- the C2CD4C gene encoding C2 calcium-dependent domain-containing protein 4C yields the protein MSPCAAAARAAAAAASPAPRPSPTPASPRGDLRPRPSRADPADPTWPPARMRKTNMWFLERLRGSGEHGTPGSEAGDKAAKGPLYSNVLTPDKIPDFFIPPKLPAGPTDAEGQAEPGPAAAAAEQNPASGPPRRAPRSPRLPAKLAAESKNLLKAATRHVIQIESAEDWPVEEAATNADPQAQGAMSLPSVPKAQTSYGFATLAESPHTRRKESLFHSEHGALAQVGSPGAGRRRGGATKANGGDGVPREAAGALMSPSRYFSGGESDTGSSAESSPFGSPLLSRSVSLLKGFAQDSQAKVSQLKQSAGRHGSLAAEDGAPDTSPGARRRLTRRAAPEPGPETGQVPRAEHAVRVGPRGSVRLLAEYEAAQARLRVRLLAAEGLYDCLCDARSINCCVGLCLVPGKLQKQRSTIIKNSRHPVFNEDFFFDGLGPASVRKLALRIKVVNKGSSLKRDTLLGEKELPLTSLLPSL